TAATCTCATCTTGGTAGATTTTGACGTCGTCGATGTAAGCAATTTGAACCGACAACAATATTTTGTCGATCAGGTGGGGCTCAAGAAAAGCGATGCCCTCGCCTCCATCCTGAGCCGGATAAACCCAACGGTAACATGCAGCGCCCATGCACTGCGCCTGACTCCGAAAAATATCCCGAGCCTTTTCCAAAGCTGCCCCGTGATAGTGGAAGCCTTTGATATAGCAGCAGAAAAGGCCATGTTGATCGAGACGGTGCTGCGCGCCCTTCCCGACACGAAAATTGTTGCTGCTTCCGGCATGGCAGGATTTGGCAGTGCCAATGAAATACGTACGCGACGACTGGGCGCTAATCTCTACCTTTGCGGCGATGAAAAGACCGAGGCGCAGCCGGACAGAGGGCTTATGGCACCGCGGGTAGGTGTGGCCGCCCATCACCAAGCAACCATGGTGCTGCGTTTATTGTTAGGGGAAGATACCCCTTAATCGGAAAGGGCGGGAAAAGCCTATCTAGAATAGGATTACAATATCCGGACTTGTGTTATAATAACGCATTGGAACAATATGTGTTGCTGCAAATAATCGGAACAACAGGGTGGTTCAACGCATGTATATGGTCTGTACCCTGTTTTGTGTCACGAGATTCAAACTGATTTGCTATCTAAATGACATATTGCCGGAGCGCTTTAATACCGGCTTTATTTTCGACAGGGCAGTTCGCAGCTAGAAGTCTTTCTTTAATTTTATGTCCTGCTTATGCTAAATTAACTATTCTGAAGTGATGTGGAGCCCGCTTCTAAAAGGAGATTAACTTTATTATGGCACTCAGCAAAAAACAATTACGTACGGTTCAAATGCTTGAACGCCGTGTTGACCTTTGCCGCGAATTTATGAATGACTGGTTGCTGTTCAA
The nucleotide sequence above comes from Candidatus Hydrogenedentota bacterium. Encoded proteins:
- the thiF gene encoding sulfur carrier protein ThiS adenylyltransferase ThiF; the protein is MEQPMKPFLNKRPIPSNEELETMMAERHTPEIHKVLKKASVAIAGLGGLGSTIAIALARLGVGNLILVDFDVVDVSNLNRQQYFVDQVGLKKSDALASILSRINPTVTCSAHALRLTPKNIPSLFQSCPVIVEAFDIAAEKAMLIETVLRALPDTKIVAASGMAGFGSANEIRTRRLGANLYLCGDEKTEAQPDRGLMAPRVGVAAHHQATMVLRLLLGEDTP